One genomic region from Bubalus bubalis isolate 160015118507 breed Murrah chromosome 24, NDDB_SH_1, whole genome shotgun sequence encodes:
- the PAPOLB gene encoding poly(A) polymerase beta — MMPFPVTTLGPQRTPPPPKHYGISSPISLAPPRETDCILTQKLIETLKPFGVFEEEEELQRRILILEKLNNLVKEWIREISESKSLPQAVIENVGGKIFTFGSYRLGVHTKGADIDALCVAPRHVDRSDFFTSFYDKLKLHEEVKDLRAVEEAFVPVIKLCFDGIEIDILFARLALQTIPEDLDLRDDSLLKNLDIRCIRSLNGCRVTDEILHLVPNIDNFRLTLRAIKLWAKCHNIYSNILGFLGGVSWAMLVARTCQLYPNAIASTLVRKFFLVFSEWEWPNPVLLKEPEERNLNLPVWDPRVNPSDRYHLMPIITPAYPQQNSTYNVSVSTRMVMIEEFKQGLAITHEILLSKAEWSKLFEAPSFFQKYKHYIVLLASAPTEKQHLEWVGLVESKIRILVGSLEKNEFITLAHVNPQSFPAPKESPDKEEFRTMWVIGLVLKKPENSEVLSIDLTYDIQSFTDTVYRQAINSKMFEMDMKIAAMHLKRKELHQLLPNHVLQKKKTLSTEGVRLTALDDGSLDLSVNGENSTPVLSLPAASKTGPVTGSTQGRNSPSPAATAASVTGVQLSEVSLQQANPSDSPGGASSESIPQTAPQPAVPPAPKPMVTRVVSSTRLVSHPPRPSGSAATSIANPIVGV, encoded by the coding sequence ATGATGCCGTTTCCGGTGACCACCCTGGGACCACAGCGGACCCCGCCGCCGCCCAAGCACTACGGCATCTCTTCCCCCATCAGTTTAGCACCCCCCAGGGAGACTGACTGCATACTTACCCAGAAATTAATTGAAACTCTGAAGCCCTTCGGGGTTTTtgaagaggaagaggaactgCAGCGCAGGATTTTAATTTTGGAGAAATTAAATAATCTGGTAAAGGAATGGATACGAGAAATCAGTGAAAGCAAGAGTCTTCCACAAGCTGTAATTGAAAATGTTGGAGGGAAAATCTTTACATTTGGTTCTTACAGGTTAGGGGTGCATACGAAAGGTGCAGATATCGATGCGTTGTGCGTGGCACCGAGACACGTTGATCGAAGCGACTTTTTCACCTCCTTCTATGATAAATTGAAACTACATGAAGAAGTAAAGGATTTAAGGGCTGTTGAGGAGGCATTTGTACCAGTTATCAAACTGTGTTTCGATGGGATAGAGATTGATATTTTGTTTGCAAGATTAGCACTGCAGACTATTCCTGAAGATTTGGACCTAAGAGATGACAGTCTGCTTAAAAACTTAGATATAAGATGCATAAGAAGCCTTAATGGTTGCCGGGTAACTGATGAGATTTTACATCTAGTACCAAACATTGACAACTTCAGATTAACTCTGAGAGCCATCAAGCTGTGGGCCAAATGCCACAATATTTATTCCAATATACTAGGTTTCCTCGGTGGTGTTTCCTGGGCGATGCTAGTAGCAAGAACTTGCCAGCTTTATCCAAACGCCATAGCATCAACTCTTGTCCGTAAATTTTTCTTGGTGTTTTCTGAGTGGGAATGGCCGAATCCAGTGCTACTGAAAGAGCCCGAAGAACGGAATCTGAATTTGCCTGTCTGGGACCCAAGAGTAAATCCCAGTGataggtaccatctcatgcccaTAATCACACCAGCATACCCCCAGCAGAACTCCACCTACAACGTGTCTGTTTCAACACGGATGGTCATGATTGAAGAGTTTAAGCAAGGGCTTGCTATCACACATGAGATTTTGCTGAGTAAGGCAGAGTGGTCCAAACTTTTCGAAGCGCCCAGCTTCTTCCAGAAGTACAAGCATTATATTGTGCTTCTGGCAAGTGCGCCAACAGAGAAACAACATCTGGAGTGGGTGGGTTTGGTGGAATCAAAAATCCGAATCCTGGTCGGAAGCTTGGAGAAGAATGAATTTATTACACTGGCTCATGTGAATCCTCAGTCGTTTCCAGCACCCAAGGAGAGTCCTGACAAGGAAGAATTTCGTACAATGTGGGTGATTGGGTTAGTGCTAAAAAAACCAGAAAACTCGGAAGTTCTCAGTATTGACCTCACCTATGATATCCAGTCTTTCACAGACACTGTGTATAGGCAAGCGATAAATAGTAAAATGTTTGAGATGGACATGAAAATTGCTGcaatgcatttgaaaagaaaggAACTTCATCAACTACTGCCTAATCATGtgcttcagaaaaagaaaacgcTTTCGACAGAAGGTGTCAGATTGACAGCCTTGGATGACGGCAGCCTTGACTTGTCTGTCAACGGTGAGAACAGCACGCCTGTGTTGTCACTTCCTGCCGCTTCGAAGACTGGCCCAGTGACTGGCAGCACTCAAGGCAGAAACAGTCCTTCCCCGGCGGCAACGGCAGCATCTGTGACCGGGGTACAGCTTTCTGAAGTTTCCTTGCAGCAAGCAAATCCCAGCGACAGCCCGGGGGGCGCATCCAGCGAAAGCATCCCTCAGACTGCTCCACAGCCAGCTGTTCCTCCAGCACCGAAGCCCATGGTCACCAGAGTCGTTTCCTCAACACGGCTGGTCAGCCATCCACCCAGGCCTTCAGGGAGCGCAGCAACAAGCATAGCTAATCCTATCGTAGGAGTCTAG